The genomic DNA GCCGCAGAGCTCGTCGATTGCCTTTGCCACGAAGGGTATGTGGAAGTTTGCTACGTTCTCCGTGCATACCATGATACCGAATTGCTGCGCGTATTCGATCACCTTGGAATAGGCCTCCCGCAGATTGCCTAAGAATCTGTCCTGATAGCGTTCGTATATCCACACCTTCCTGTCAGGCAGGGTAAAATATATTCCTGGGCTGAGGTGAAGGTTTATCAAGGCCGCGCCTGCCTCAGCTGCCCAGCGAGCCGTCTCTCCGAAGCGAGCCATGTGGCCTTGGCGAATAGGGTCGTGGAAGGATGCCAGGTCGGTATCATCTGGCATATGGATAGTGAATTCCAGGCCTGTTTCCTCTCTGCAAGCGCGAATCTCTTCAGCGCTCAATTGCTCGGGACAGAATTCTGGCATATTCATGTTAAGCTCGACGAAGTCCACTCCTAGCTTTTTTGCCAGCGTAACGGTAGCTTGGAATTTGGGTAGCTCTATCAAAGTAGGGATGCCCAGACGGACTTTTTCTTTCATGATTCCCTCTTCACCGCATCATCTGTGCGTATAGAAGGCCGTCAGGTTTCCATCCCGATCTCTGCTATGCAGTGAGACGAAACCGAAGCGTTCCATCTGGACCACAGTGCCCATGGGCATTTCTCTGAGGTTAGGTTCGCCCTTACCCTTCACCATCTCTCCATCTACCATCATGACCTTCATATCGATTAGCTTATCTTCATTGGCATTGAGCCAGGTTATGCGGGGAAGATCCTTGTTCTCCACTGAGACAAAAATGGCCCTAACGCCTTGCAGCACGACAT from Methanomassiliicoccales archaeon includes the following:
- a CDS encoding sugar phosphate isomerase/epimerase family protein, which produces MKEKVRLGIPTLIELPKFQATVTLAKKLGVDFVELNMNMPEFCPEQLSAEEIRACREETGLEFTIHMPDDTDLASFHDPIRQGHMARFGETARWAAEAGAALINLHLSPGIYFTLPDRKVWIYERYQDRFLGNLREAYSKVIEYAQQFGIMVCTENVANFHIPFVAKAIDELCGLPGFNLTWDIGHDARTGYQEKEVIMRHLDRVKHMHLHDYNGISDHQVPGTGEVDIPHFLDIAIRQGLRVLIETKSVDSLSESVSAVRRLLSAT